The genomic DNA CGAAGCCGCCGAGTGACGGATGTTTTTTATTGTTCACGCCCGAAACGGTGGGAGTGCAGAAGGTGAGCGGAGGATGCACTGCGTTGGGCGACGTCACCCGGAAATGTTTGTGTTGCGGTCGCCGACTCGCGACAGACGTCATGCGATCGATGACTTTTCCTATGGATTGCGGGTCCAAACAGGGGTTGTTTGCGTTGAGTAGACGACAAGCATGGATAGATCATTGCCCCGGCCTAGCGTCAAACCGTGGTCGATTCTCAAGTGTGCCATGACTAGAAGGTGTAGAATGTTGGTTTGATGCGACACCTCTGCGCCCCTCATCGACCCTAAAAGCTAAGAGAGGACGCAAGCTATCATGAACGGATCCTCCCTCTTTCGCCAACAGACGATCTCGGATATCGCTGACTGGGACAGTTCGGCATTTGGTTCGGCGATCGATATTGTCCAGCTGACACCGGGACGTTTTTCCAGTACGCAACAGATCGTCGACTTGGGTTGCCTGCAGGTGCTTCGGATGTCGGTCAATCAAGCGGTGGCCGCACGCGGTCGCGGGGCGACATCGCGCTATGCCGCGGTGATGTTCGATGATTCTCACGAGGGAAATTTCGCGCATGTGCGGATCCAACGCGATCGGTTGGTCGTCTTGCCGCCGCACCTCGATTTTGCTGGATGTGTCCGTCACCAAGGCTTTCGCTGCACCGCGACCTTCATTTCGTCGCAATATGTGGAAGACTATTACCGCACCCTGACTGGCGAAACGCTCTGCCTGCCACCGGAAAACAAGACGGGCCTGATCGCCGACGATGCGATCGCGGGGCGGGTCCAATTGTGTGTCGATTCCTTGTTGGATGCCGCCAGCAACAACGACGAATGCGTTCAGCATGCGGAGTATCGGGCGGCAATCATCGACGAATTAACGACACTGATGCTCCGGCCGCTTCAATCGCTGGCGATCTCGGACGATGAAAAACCGCAGCCACAGATTGCCAAAGCGCATCGGTTGGTAAACCAGTTGGAAGACTATATCATCGACAACCCGGGAACTTCGGTCCGGTTGATCGATTTGTGCGAGCACGCCGGG from Rosistilla carotiformis includes the following:
- a CDS encoding helix-turn-helix domain-containing protein; the encoded protein is MNGSSLFRQQTISDIADWDSSAFGSAIDIVQLTPGRFSSTQQIVDLGCLQVLRMSVNQAVAARGRGATSRYAAVMFDDSHEGNFAHVRIQRDRLVVLPPHLDFAGCVRHQGFRCTATFISSQYVEDYYRTLTGETLCLPPENKTGLIADDAIAGRVQLCVDSLLDAASNNDECVQHAEYRAAIIDELTTLMLRPLQSLAISDDEKPQPQIAKAHRLVNQLEDYIIDNPGTSVRLIDLCEHAGVSERTLQYAFQRVLGLSPMQYLTRCRLHQVHAALNQGTAQSTTVSAEACRWGFWHLSEFAQAYRLQFGELPSETLHARK